The sequence below is a genomic window from Pelorhabdus rhamnosifermentans.
GCATTACCCAAACACTTGCCGACCGGGCATAATTCATGGCTAACGGATAGGATATGATCGAAGCAATTGTAACAGCGAGCAGTCCGTACCAAAGGAATTGAGCAGGCGTCATTAACGTATGCAAATTATAAACAACCGGTTTGCTCGTAAATACTGGCGGTGCATTAAACAAGGGAAATGCTGCTCCCGCAGCTACCGAACTTAAGGGAAGACCAAACGCCACAAGAGGAATTAAAATTTCACAAAGATAAGTTCCCTCTGTCGCAGCATTCATAATAGCAACGCTTGTTGTCATCTTTTCATAAAAACTTTTTACTCTTGACTGGACAATCTCACCTGTTAAAACTGTAATTCCAACTGCGCTGCTGGCAAAGGTCACCGCTGAAAAAAGAGCAGAATACAGCGTATATAATTTTTGCTTTCTAGATAATACTTTTAAAGGATTAGGGAAATAGCCCGACCACGTTTTTAAATCAGGAGCAAGCCAAAAGGTTTTTGGAGAATCTGCCTCCACTCGCATTCTGTAACCTGGTGATAAGGCACTTAAGAGATCTACGAACATAGGACCCATAGCCATACCTAAAAATATACAAATGACAACACCTTTTCCTGTTACATCAATAGCTACTCTGTTTAAAGTCTGAGCAAAAAAGGCGAAAGGTATAATCATACAAATACTAGACCATCTGCCAGTTGAAGTATACGCCAGACCGACTGCCACAACTGTAAAGATAGGTCCGGCCCACGCTTTGATGATATCGCCGTAAGGTGCTAGTACCATTGCAAATCCAACCGAGATCGGCACTGATATGAATGACGCAATTACACCGGCTGAAATCATTTTTTGTAATGCAATATGCGGAAGACCAAAGCGACGTAAGATCGAACATGGTTCAAGTAAAGGGACAGCCAGAGTATCACCTGGAACACCTAATAAAGCAGTAGGTATTGCGTGAATTAAGTGCTTAGATACGAAAGCAGCAATACAAAAGGTAAAGATAGCAACAGGAGGAAAACCTAGATAAATCACTAATAAGGTAGCTGGAGCAACAGTAGCTGTTTCGCTGGTACCGGCAATCAGACCAATTGGAACAAAAATGAAGGCACCCAGAAGCGCAGCGCCAAGTCCCCATAACATTTGATACATCAAAGCATCATCCATTATACATTACTCTCCTTTGCATCTGGCTCAATAAACAGCTCATAAACATGAAGTTCCCGCATTTCCTCAATAACATCAGGTGGTACACTCTTTAAATACTTAGACTCCTGCTTAAGATTCAGATTCAAGTCGAGTAAGACTGATTGCTTATCAATTGAACTGTCATCTTCAAGAAATATGCGTTTCGACTTAAAAA
It includes:
- a CDS encoding tripartite tricarboxylate transporter permease, whose amino-acid sequence is MDDALMYQMLWGLGAALLGAFIFVPIGLIAGTSETATVAPATLLVIYLGFPPVAIFTFCIAAFVSKHLIHAIPTALLGVPGDTLAVPLLEPCSILRRFGLPHIALQKMISAGVIASFISVPISVGFAMVLAPYGDIIKAWAGPIFTVVAVGLAYTSTGRWSSICMIIPFAFFAQTLNRVAIDVTGKGVVICIFLGMAMGPMFVDLLSALSPGYRMRVEADSPKTFWLAPDLKTWSGYFPNPLKVLSRKQKLYTLYSALFSAVTFASSAVGITVLTGEIVQSRVKSFYEKMTTSVAIMNAATEGTYLCEILIPLVAFGLPLSSVAAGAAFPLFNAPPVFTSKPVVYNLHTLMTPAQFLWYGLLAVTIASIISYPLAMNYARSASVWVMRKVSQEALLTIFFGLFIVLCYFETQGLGIVIALLMGFFSGILSKYFGINTGVQFMAYFAAPWITLQLFGMK